From Prochlorococcus sp. MIT 1223, the proteins below share one genomic window:
- a CDS encoding inorganic diphosphatase, whose amino-acid sequence MANLKQAPSRITPNLLHVLPAFADEEDLRVNTIVELNSNTINKYELITETGHLKLDRVGYSSLAYPFAYGCIPRTWDEDGDPLDIEIIGVTEPLVPGSIVEARIIGIMTFDDGGEVDDKVIAVIADDKRMDHIKTFEQLGDHWIKETTYYWEHYKDLKKPGTCSVNGFFGVDKAIEIIKSCEARYLDEIEPKLIN is encoded by the coding sequence ATGGCAAACCTTAAACAAGCTCCAAGTAGGATTACTCCAAATCTTCTCCATGTATTGCCTGCTTTTGCAGACGAGGAAGATTTAAGAGTAAACACAATCGTTGAATTGAATTCGAATACAATTAATAAATACGAATTAATTACAGAAACAGGGCATTTAAAACTTGATAGGGTTGGGTATTCATCTCTTGCCTATCCATTTGCCTATGGATGCATTCCTAGGACTTGGGATGAAGATGGGGACCCTCTTGATATAGAAATCATTGGAGTAACAGAGCCTTTAGTCCCTGGTTCAATTGTTGAGGCGAGGATTATTGGGATAATGACTTTTGATGATGGAGGAGAAGTGGACGACAAGGTTATTGCTGTAATTGCAGATGACAAACGTATGGATCACATAAAAACCTTTGAACAGCTAGGTGATCATTGGATCAAAGAGACTACTTATTATTGGGAGCACTACAAAGATCTTAAAAAGCCTGGCACTTGCAGTGTTAACGGATTTTTTGGAGTAGATAAAGCAATCGAAATTATTAAATCTTGTGAGGCTCGTTACCTTGACGAAATTGAGCCTAAATTGATTAATTAA
- a CDS encoding iron ABC transporter permease — protein sequence MKSNNLKARRSNKYFLRRSFIQDRSILYILTIIVALIALFPLVNLISEGVNGIKNGSVNLGIDGADQIKGTFILFVFSSTLGAIIGTVNGWLHSNCRFTGRKLLRIAQLIPLATPAYLLSATLIDLGSINSIRIYGLPWGVLIMAFTTYPYVYLLSTESFSISGKRQLEACRSMGIGPWKSFFRIALPMAIPAIGAGIALMGMEIINELGAVQLLNIPTISAGIVENWMSENNPSGAIGLALIALLIVIGLITFERILRRRSRRWNEGIAGGEAPEWELKGIRAILSQFIGIIAPTFTLGIPIFWCLINSDQLIKSLDVDLFSITIRSILLGLVTSLITLSSAILLAISKRWAKSRFINLITFLSGIGYAIPGVVMAMALLSFSNSALRFPPFLLLIWGYSVRFLAVAKGGIDSSFERMHPNLDEAAVNLGSRWPRVLKKIHLPLLKGPMLVGSLLVFVDTLKELPLTFVLRPFDFDTLSVRIFQYAGDERMAEAIIPAMLILIIGLIASLALIPSLGEIHSNKSKNLSN from the coding sequence GTGAAGAGTAATAACCTAAAAGCAAGAAGATCTAATAAATACTTTTTACGTAGGAGTTTCATACAAGACAGATCTATTCTGTATATATTAACTATTATTGTTGCTCTAATAGCATTATTCCCATTAGTTAATCTTATTAGTGAAGGGGTTAATGGTATTAAAAATGGATCTGTAAATCTAGGTATAGATGGTGCCGATCAAATAAAAGGAACATTTATACTATTTGTTTTTTCTTCAACCTTGGGCGCAATTATTGGAACAGTAAATGGCTGGCTTCACTCCAATTGTAGATTTACTGGACGCAAATTACTTAGGATTGCTCAATTAATACCTTTAGCTACTCCTGCATATCTTTTATCCGCAACTTTAATTGACTTAGGGAGTATTAATTCAATAAGAATTTATGGACTTCCATGGGGAGTATTAATAATGGCATTTACAACATATCCATATGTTTATCTTCTAAGTACAGAAAGTTTTTCTATCTCTGGGAAAAGACAATTAGAAGCATGCCGAAGCATGGGTATAGGTCCTTGGAAAAGTTTTTTTCGCATAGCATTACCTATGGCTATACCCGCAATAGGAGCAGGAATTGCTCTTATGGGAATGGAGATAATCAATGAACTCGGAGCTGTTCAGCTACTGAATATTCCAACAATTTCTGCAGGCATAGTAGAGAATTGGATGTCGGAAAATAATCCATCAGGAGCAATTGGCCTTGCATTAATAGCTCTGCTTATTGTTATTGGGTTAATTACTTTTGAACGAATTCTTAGAAGAAGAAGCAGAAGATGGAATGAAGGAATTGCAGGAGGTGAAGCTCCAGAGTGGGAACTTAAAGGTATTAGAGCAATTCTCTCTCAATTTATTGGAATAATAGCTCCTACTTTTACTCTGGGAATTCCGATTTTCTGGTGCCTTATAAATAGTGATCAACTAATAAAAAGTTTAGATGTTGATCTTTTTTCAATAACTATTAGAAGTATTTTACTTGGTTTAGTAACTTCATTAATTACATTATCTTCAGCTATCTTATTGGCAATTTCAAAAAGATGGGCAAAGAGTAGATTTATTAATCTCATAACTTTTCTATCAGGAATAGGCTATGCAATACCAGGAGTAGTAATGGCAATGGCTCTTCTTTCCTTTAGTAATTCAGCATTGCGATTTCCACCATTTCTACTACTAATCTGGGGTTATAGTGTGAGATTTCTGGCTGTAGCGAAAGGAGGCATTGATTCCTCTTTTGAACGCATGCATCCAAATCTAGATGAGGCAGCTGTAAACCTAGGTTCTAGATGGCCAAGAGTACTTAAAAAGATTCATCTGCCTCTTCTAAAAGGTCCAATGTTGGTTGGATCACTTCTAGTATTTGTAGACACATTAAAAGAACTGCCTTTAACGTTTGTACTCAGGCCATTCGATTTTGATACTCTTTCAGTAAGAATATTTCAATATGCTGGGGACGAAAGGATGGCTGAAGCAATAATACCTGCAATGTTAATTTTAATAATAGGCTTAATTGCTTCTTTAGCCTTAATTCCAAGTCTTGGAGAAATCCACTCCAACAAAAGCAAGAATCTATCTAACTAA
- a CDS encoding secondary thiamine-phosphate synthase enzyme YjbQ produces MKQFFSEINFKTYKEGFTNITPTVEDWIDKNKLNKAILVISTKHTSCSLIINENADPNVLKDLSNYMRAIVPEDTFMSINGDKKPQRYLHYEEGPDDMPAHIRTMLTSSNISMSINEGKLVLGTWQAIYLWEHRHQGSTRKLNFHSIGEIS; encoded by the coding sequence GTGAAACAATTTTTCTCCGAAATTAATTTTAAAACTTATAAAGAAGGTTTTACTAACATAACACCTACAGTAGAAGATTGGATCGATAAAAATAAATTAAATAAAGCTATATTAGTAATATCAACAAAACATACTAGTTGTAGTCTGATAATAAACGAAAATGCAGATCCTAATGTTTTAAAAGATCTTTCTAACTATATGAGGGCTATTGTTCCTGAAGATACGTTCATGTCTATTAATGGAGACAAAAAGCCCCAGAGATATCTTCATTACGAAGAAGGTCCTGATGATATGCCCGCTCATATAAGAACAATGCTTACATCTAGCAATATCAGCATGAGTATAAATGAGGGAAAATTAGTTCTAGGTACTTGGCAAGCAATTTATTTATGGGAACATCGTCATCAAGGTAGTACAAGGAAGTTAAACTTTCATTCAATTGGAGAAATATCTTAA
- a CDS encoding carboxypeptidase M32: protein MSDRKLSSNAWDQLGDYLRETQLLGSIQSTLYWDQNTVMPSLGASWRGEQLCLLAKNLHSRQTSNEFELLLQEASLEFDRQCSEEELSGVEIQQKARNIELLKNDFHRQKSLDPDLVARLALAKANGYNLWQEAKNKSAFHIFSPALKELISLRQEEARQLSESRSCWESLAQPFEPDITISRLKELFDPLRTKLPELLEKLKSKKNLPRNSWDIDEKSQEKLCNQLLKCWSRDSRKTSIARSPHPFSITLGPNDFRITTRVVSGQPLSCFLATAHEWGHSLYEQGLPSQSHQWFAWPLGQATSMGLHESQSLFWENRVARSLAFSERFWREFSNCGAPVSCAQDLWHAMNPLEPGLNRVEADELSYGLHILIRTDLEIALLEDCLNVDELPHEWNKRYKSLLGVIPINDREGCLQDVHWSEGAFGYFPSYLIGHLISAQLSESMSSGLIKKGFSKDNPIEDCIRGENESFLISWLRENVHCHGRQMNAEKLVEHVTGKKLSSEIFLHYLENKLDLLTSNS from the coding sequence TTGAGTGATAGAAAATTGTCTTCGAATGCATGGGATCAACTTGGTGATTATTTGCGTGAGACCCAGTTGCTTGGATCTATTCAAAGCACCCTTTATTGGGATCAAAATACGGTGATGCCTTCTTTGGGGGCTTCTTGGAGAGGAGAACAATTATGCCTTTTGGCAAAAAACTTGCACTCTCGTCAGACTAGTAATGAGTTTGAATTACTCTTACAAGAAGCGAGTCTTGAATTTGATCGCCAGTGTTCTGAAGAAGAGCTTAGTGGAGTTGAAATTCAACAAAAGGCTAGGAATATTGAACTGCTAAAAAATGATTTCCACCGACAAAAATCTCTTGATCCTGATTTGGTAGCAAGATTAGCCCTTGCTAAGGCTAATGGATACAACCTGTGGCAGGAAGCAAAAAATAAGTCAGCTTTTCATATATTTTCTCCTGCTCTTAAGGAATTGATCTCTTTGAGACAAGAAGAAGCAAGACAATTATCTGAATCAAGAAGTTGTTGGGAGTCTTTGGCGCAGCCCTTTGAACCGGATATAACTATTTCGAGATTGAAAGAACTTTTTGATCCACTTCGAACAAAATTGCCTGAATTACTTGAAAAGTTAAAAAGCAAAAAAAATCTACCAAGAAATTCCTGGGATATTGATGAAAAATCTCAGGAAAAATTGTGTAATCAATTATTGAAATGTTGGTCAAGAGATTCTCGTAAAACTTCAATAGCAAGATCTCCTCATCCATTCTCAATAACACTTGGCCCAAATGATTTTCGTATAACTACAAGAGTAGTTTCTGGGCAGCCTCTTTCTTGCTTTTTGGCTACAGCTCACGAGTGGGGTCATTCTCTTTATGAACAGGGTTTACCCTCTCAGAGTCATCAGTGGTTTGCATGGCCTTTGGGGCAAGCTACTTCTATGGGGTTACATGAAAGTCAGTCACTTTTTTGGGAAAACCGAGTAGCTCGGAGTCTCGCCTTCTCTGAGAGATTTTGGCGTGAATTCTCAAATTGTGGTGCCCCAGTATCTTGTGCCCAAGATTTGTGGCATGCAATGAATCCTTTGGAGCCTGGTTTGAATAGAGTTGAAGCAGATGAGCTTAGTTATGGCTTACATATTCTTATTAGGACAGATTTAGAAATCGCATTGCTCGAAGACTGTTTAAATGTTGATGAATTACCTCATGAATGGAATAAAAGGTACAAGTCACTACTTGGGGTTATACCCATAAATGATCGTGAAGGTTGTCTTCAAGATGTCCATTGGAGTGAAGGTGCATTTGGATATTTCCCATCATATTTAATTGGACATTTAATAAGTGCTCAATTATCTGAATCTATGTCTTCTGGACTCATAAAAAAAGGATTTTCTAAGGATAATCCAATTGAGGATTGTATTCGAGGAGAGAATGAATCATTTTTAATCTCTTGGTTAAGAGAGAATGTTCATTGTCATGGAAGACAAATGAATGCAGAAAAATTAGTTGAACATGTCACCGGTAAAAAATTGTCTAGTGAAATTTTTCTGCATTATTTGGAGAATAAGTTGGATCTTCTTACGAGCAACTCTTAG
- a CDS encoding 4a-hydroxytetrahydrobiopterin dehydratase, whose product MQALLLTPEEIDLIPSKLPNWEVSDKVIKRVFNFSNFIEAFAFMTKVAIIAEKMNHHPEWKNVYSKVKIELTTHDLKGLSNLDVKLASSIDNLMHN is encoded by the coding sequence ATGCAAGCCTTGTTACTAACTCCTGAAGAGATAGATTTAATTCCAAGCAAACTCCCAAATTGGGAAGTATCAGACAAAGTAATTAAACGTGTATTCAACTTCTCTAATTTTATTGAAGCTTTTGCATTTATGACTAAAGTGGCAATAATAGCTGAGAAGATGAATCATCATCCAGAGTGGAAGAATGTATACTCTAAAGTAAAAATTGAGTTAACAACTCATGATTTAAAGGGGTTAAGCAATCTTGATGTTAAACTCGCCTCAAGTATTGATAACCTAATGCATAACTAA
- the priA gene encoding primosomal protein N', with the protein MEYQEFEVWLEIGREGKCFTYKDGLKLGISFGDLVLVRLRGRPMHGLVVEKKKQEKNNLGGPTNPVVSLSNIEALVQKAAVDNKWREWLEETALNCYTSPYRMLKTALPPGWLGQVKKKSTGPRMLWWIQLKESRDNNQNLSVRQKELENFLYSVGGGVWMRDLKKKGFAHGLVNGFVSRGLATRERKQEFSETNNLFENEECLAVRDLEEPQLLTEEQRCAVDVFDSILPGTALLLWGVTGSGKTEVYLQVAANELSAGKNCLMLTPEIGLVPQLVDRFRRRFGDRVMEYHSNCSEKERVKAWRKILNSTQPLVIVGTRSAIFLPLSPLGLIILDEEHDTSYKQESPMPCYHARDIALNRALKTGAKVILGSATPSLSTWRRLSPRGPISLARLKNRISKRPLPKVHIVDMRKELQRGNRRLISRSLMQRLLDLRTSRGQAVILVPKRGYSSFLSCRSCGEVVQCPFCDIALTVHKSDSGNQWLRCHWCDYRAKVEMKCKECGSTAFKPFGAGTQRVMENLTRELEGLKLLRFDRDSTSGRDGHRTLLDKFAGGEADILVGTQMLAKGMDLPRVTLAVVLAADSLLYRPDLSAEEQALQLFMQLAGRAGRGERPGEVVVQTYCPEHPVVLHLRDGLYEEFLRKESQLRKESGLVPFSRACLLRFSGDSAERTSSAAFSLAEKIKPICKSNQWKIVGPAPALVAKASGKSRWQLLLHGPELSPLPLPEGDALWRRLPKGVSLSVDPDPIQL; encoded by the coding sequence ATGGAATATCAAGAATTTGAGGTATGGCTTGAAATTGGTAGAGAGGGGAAGTGTTTTACGTACAAAGATGGTTTGAAATTAGGTATATCTTTTGGTGATTTAGTCCTGGTTCGACTTAGAGGAAGACCTATGCATGGTTTAGTAGTTGAGAAAAAGAAGCAAGAAAAAAATAATTTAGGTGGGCCTACAAATCCTGTGGTTTCATTATCAAATATAGAAGCACTAGTCCAAAAAGCGGCTGTAGATAACAAATGGCGCGAGTGGTTAGAAGAGACAGCTCTAAATTGTTATACAAGTCCTTATCGCATGTTGAAAACGGCTTTGCCGCCAGGTTGGTTGGGGCAGGTAAAAAAAAAGTCAACTGGGCCAAGGATGTTGTGGTGGATCCAACTAAAGGAAAGTAGGGATAACAATCAAAATCTATCTGTGAGACAAAAAGAACTGGAAAATTTTCTATATTCAGTTGGTGGAGGAGTATGGATGAGAGATCTCAAGAAGAAAGGTTTTGCTCATGGATTGGTAAATGGTTTTGTCTCACGAGGTCTAGCAACGAGAGAGAGGAAGCAAGAGTTCTCTGAGACAAATAATCTTTTTGAAAATGAGGAATGTCTTGCAGTAAGGGATTTGGAAGAACCTCAGTTGCTTACAGAAGAACAAAGATGTGCGGTAGATGTCTTTGATTCAATTCTTCCTGGAACAGCTCTTTTGCTTTGGGGAGTAACTGGTTCTGGAAAAACAGAGGTATATTTACAGGTTGCTGCAAACGAATTATCTGCAGGTAAAAATTGTTTAATGCTTACGCCTGAGATTGGCCTTGTACCTCAATTAGTTGATCGATTCCGTAGACGGTTTGGAGATAGAGTTATGGAATATCATAGTAATTGCTCAGAAAAAGAACGAGTAAAAGCTTGGAGGAAAATATTAAATAGCACGCAACCTCTTGTGATTGTGGGGACACGTTCGGCAATATTTCTACCTCTTTCTCCATTAGGACTGATCATTCTCGATGAAGAGCACGACACCTCTTATAAACAGGAGTCGCCCATGCCTTGTTATCACGCAAGAGATATTGCCCTTAATCGAGCATTAAAAACAGGTGCCAAAGTTATCCTGGGGAGTGCGACACCTTCCTTGTCTACGTGGAGACGTTTGTCTCCACGTGGTCCTATTTCTTTAGCGAGATTAAAAAATAGAATTTCAAAAAGACCATTACCAAAAGTTCATATTGTTGATATGCGTAAGGAATTGCAACGAGGTAATCGACGTTTAATTAGCCGCTCTCTTATGCAACGACTACTTGACTTGAGAACCTCCAGAGGACAAGCGGTCATCCTTGTTCCTAAAAGAGGTTATAGCAGCTTTTTGAGTTGCCGTAGCTGTGGAGAGGTGGTGCAATGCCCATTCTGTGATATCGCCTTAACAGTACATAAGAGTGACTCTGGCAATCAATGGTTGCGTTGCCATTGGTGTGATTATCGTGCCAAGGTGGAAATGAAATGTAAAGAATGTGGGTCAACAGCTTTTAAGCCGTTTGGTGCGGGGACGCAGCGAGTTATGGAGAATTTAACCAGAGAGCTAGAAGGTCTTAAGCTTTTGAGATTTGATAGAGATTCCACTTCTGGTCGAGACGGACATCGAACATTATTAGATAAATTTGCTGGAGGTGAGGCCGATATTTTGGTTGGAACTCAAATGCTTGCAAAAGGGATGGACTTACCGCGTGTAACTTTGGCAGTAGTTTTAGCGGCCGATAGCTTGCTTTATAGACCTGATCTTTCAGCGGAAGAACAGGCTCTTCAATTGTTTATGCAATTAGCAGGACGTGCTGGTAGAGGAGAACGTCCTGGAGAAGTTGTCGTCCAAACTTACTGCCCAGAACATCCAGTCGTTTTGCACTTGAGAGATGGTCTTTATGAGGAGTTTTTAAGAAAGGAATCACAGTTGAGAAAAGAATCAGGATTGGTTCCCTTCAGTCGGGCATGTCTACTACGTTTCTCAGGGGATTCAGCGGAGAGAACTTCCTCTGCTGCATTCTCTTTAGCTGAGAAGATAAAACCAATCTGTAAGTCTAATCAATGGAAAATTGTTGGTCCAGCACCTGCTTTGGTTGCGAAAGCCTCTGGCAAAAGTCGTTGGCAACTTTTACTTCATGGCCCCGAATTAAGTCCTTTACCTTTGCCAGAAGGAGACGCTCTGTGGAGAAGATTGCCAAAAGGTGTAAGTCTTTCAGTTGACCCTGATCCCATACAACTTTAG
- the hemC gene encoding hydroxymethylbilane synthase, which yields MALEQLRIASRRSQLAMVQTEWVKQELEKAHPNLAISIEAMATQGDKILDVALAKIGDKGLFTKELEAQMLIGRADIAVHSLKDLPTNLPEGLILGCVTEREDPADALVVNKKNQIYQLETLPSGAIVGTSSLRRLAQLRHHYPHLIFKDVRGNVITRLEKLDEGQYDCLILAAAGLTRLGFRDRIHQIIPSEISLHAVGQGALGIECVSEQQEVLEIIKSLEHLPTSQRCLAERSFLRELEGGCQVPIGVKSSIQGEELILEGMVASLDGKQLIRDQKKGSINEPELIGTQLANILSSKGAREILQDIFKAERS from the coding sequence ATGGCACTAGAGCAACTGCGCATTGCTTCTCGCAGAAGCCAGCTGGCCATGGTCCAGACTGAATGGGTAAAGCAAGAACTGGAAAAAGCACATCCAAATCTTGCTATTTCCATAGAAGCCATGGCGACACAAGGCGACAAAATTCTTGATGTCGCACTAGCCAAAATTGGAGATAAAGGTCTTTTCACGAAAGAACTTGAAGCTCAGATGCTGATAGGGCGTGCCGACATAGCAGTGCATTCATTAAAAGATCTTCCAACAAATCTCCCCGAAGGTCTAATTCTTGGATGTGTTACTGAAAGAGAAGATCCTGCCGATGCTCTGGTCGTAAACAAAAAAAATCAAATTTACCAATTAGAGACTCTTCCATCTGGAGCAATTGTTGGGACAAGTTCATTGAGAAGGCTGGCACAGCTCAGACACCATTACCCTCATTTAATTTTCAAAGACGTAAGAGGGAATGTAATCACTCGTCTTGAGAAGCTTGATGAAGGTCAGTATGACTGCCTAATACTTGCGGCAGCTGGGTTAACACGATTGGGGTTTAGGGACCGGATTCATCAAATAATTCCAAGCGAAATTTCACTTCATGCCGTTGGGCAAGGGGCACTTGGGATTGAATGTGTTAGTGAACAACAAGAAGTACTTGAAATAATAAAAAGCCTTGAACATCTACCAACATCTCAAAGATGCTTGGCCGAGAGATCTTTTTTGAGAGAGCTCGAAGGTGGCTGTCAAGTTCCAATAGGAGTAAAAAGTTCAATTCAAGGGGAAGAATTAATACTTGAAGGGATGGTGGCAAGCCTTGACGGCAAGCAATTAATTCGAGATCAAAAGAAGGGATCAATTAATGAACCGGAGTTAATTGGAACTCAACTTGCAAACATCCTTAGCTCTAAAGGCGCACGCGAAATCCTGCAAGACATATTCAAAGCAGAAAGAAGTTAA
- a CDS encoding GTP-binding protein: MGNQNNTCYEDKKLGIPVTILTGFLGAGKTTLLNHILSNQEGLKTAVLVNEFGEIGIDNDLIVSTGENTIELSNGCICCSINGELLDAIKGILTRADSIDYIVVETTGIADPLPVAMTFLGSELREATRLDSIITLIDAENFNKELVNSEVGRAQIIYGDILLLNKCDLVDEKRLFNIESELKGIKHGARILRSIKGEVSLSLLLSVGLFETDFVYSNQEKESEDHGNCDHLHGHCTHEHNHAEHSHNHIKHEFSSVSFKTEKPFSLRKFQDFLDNQIPIEVFRAKGILWFNESERRHVFHLAGKRFSIDDSDWQGERRNQLVLIGKNLDQDKIKEQLNNCIDRKIS, encoded by the coding sequence ATGGGCAATCAAAATAATACTTGTTATGAAGATAAAAAACTTGGAATACCAGTAACAATATTAACTGGTTTCCTTGGTGCAGGAAAAACGACTTTACTTAATCATATACTTAGCAATCAAGAAGGATTAAAGACGGCTGTTCTAGTAAATGAATTTGGAGAGATAGGGATAGATAATGACCTTATTGTTTCGACCGGAGAAAACACAATTGAATTAAGTAATGGGTGTATTTGTTGTTCAATTAATGGGGAATTACTCGATGCAATTAAGGGTATTTTAACAAGAGCTGACTCAATAGACTATATAGTTGTAGAAACAACTGGTATAGCAGATCCCTTACCAGTTGCAATGACCTTCCTTGGGAGTGAACTTAGAGAAGCAACACGTCTTGATTCAATCATTACTTTAATCGATGCTGAGAACTTCAATAAAGAATTAGTCAATAGCGAAGTCGGACGTGCTCAAATTATTTATGGAGATATTTTGTTATTAAATAAATGTGATTTAGTTGATGAAAAAAGACTTTTCAATATTGAAAGCGAGCTAAAAGGAATAAAACATGGAGCTCGTATCCTAAGGAGTATAAAAGGTGAAGTTTCCCTTTCACTACTACTTAGTGTTGGCCTTTTTGAAACTGATTTTGTTTATAGCAATCAAGAGAAAGAATCAGAAGATCATGGCAATTGCGATCACTTACACGGTCATTGCACTCATGAGCATAATCATGCTGAGCACAGTCACAATCATATAAAACATGAATTCTCCTCGGTATCTTTTAAAACAGAAAAACCATTTTCCTTAAGAAAGTTTCAGGATTTTCTAGACAACCAAATTCCAATCGAAGTTTTTAGAGCAAAGGGTATATTATGGTTTAACGAAAGTGAAAGAAGACATGTCTTTCATTTAGCAGGGAAGAGATTCTCTATAGATGATAGCGACTGGCAAGGAGAGCGAAGAAATCAATTGGTTTTAATTGGAAAAAATTTAGATCAAGACAAGATCAAAGAGCAATTAAATAATTGTATAGATAGAAAAATTAGTTAA
- the rpoD gene encoding RNA polymerase sigma factor RpoD: MSTVTAQKTIESTNKSKEAVKATSKSLVKSGKSSSKKKKMATKAKDSKAKKSKSLVTSKGKKSSSNALIANSQDLNKAADELLSAANEPSINSEIELSEVKDTEDIETSEFELDARAKALASIKIGPKGVYTEDSIRVYLQEIGRIRLLRPDEEIELARKIADLLQLEEIAAQFESENNRYPTTKEWAALVSMPLMRFRRRVMLGRRAKEKMVQSNLRLVVSIAKKYMNRGLSFQDLIQEGSLGLIRAAEKFDHEKGYKFSTYATWWIRQAITRAIADQSRTIRLPVHLYETISRIKKTTKVLSQEFGRKPTEEEIAESMEMTIEKLRFIAKSAQLPISLETPIGKEEDSRLGDFIEADIENPEQDVAKTLLREDLEGVLATLSPRERDVLRLRYGLDDGRMKTLEEIGQIFDVTRERIRQIEAKALRKLRHPNRNGVLKEYIKFN; this comes from the coding sequence ATGAGTACTGTCACCGCCCAAAAGACTATTGAGTCAACAAACAAGTCAAAAGAAGCTGTTAAAGCAACTTCAAAATCACTTGTCAAATCAGGTAAAAGCTCAAGCAAAAAGAAAAAAATGGCTACCAAAGCAAAAGATTCAAAGGCAAAGAAAAGCAAGTCCCTTGTGACTTCCAAGGGGAAGAAAAGCAGCTCAAATGCCTTAATTGCAAACAGTCAAGATTTAAATAAAGCGGCTGATGAATTACTTTCAGCAGCCAATGAACCGTCAATTAATTCTGAGATAGAACTAAGCGAAGTTAAAGATACAGAAGATATTGAGACATCAGAGTTTGAACTTGATGCCAGAGCTAAAGCACTTGCAAGTATAAAGATAGGACCAAAAGGTGTTTATACCGAAGATTCCATAAGGGTTTATCTACAAGAGATAGGGCGGATAAGATTGCTTCGACCAGATGAAGAGATTGAACTTGCCAGAAAGATTGCCGACCTACTTCAGCTAGAAGAAATTGCTGCCCAATTTGAAAGTGAGAATAATCGATATCCCACGACAAAAGAGTGGGCCGCATTGGTATCAATGCCATTAATGAGATTTCGTCGTCGGGTAATGCTTGGACGAAGAGCTAAAGAAAAGATGGTTCAGTCAAACTTACGTTTAGTAGTCTCTATTGCTAAAAAATATATGAATAGAGGCCTCTCCTTCCAAGATCTGATTCAAGAGGGAAGTCTTGGGCTGATTAGAGCTGCTGAAAAATTTGATCATGAAAAAGGATATAAATTTTCCACATATGCAACCTGGTGGATACGCCAAGCAATTACAAGAGCCATTGCAGACCAAAGCAGAACAATTCGTTTACCAGTTCATCTATATGAAACAATTTCAAGAATCAAGAAAACCACTAAAGTTTTAAGTCAAGAATTTGGAAGAAAGCCTACGGAAGAAGAAATTGCAGAAAGCATGGAGATGACAATTGAAAAACTAAGATTTATAGCAAAAAGTGCACAACTCCCTATCTCTCTTGAGACACCAATTGGGAAAGAGGAAGATTCCCGTCTAGGAGATTTTATAGAAGCAGATATTGAGAATCCTGAACAAGATGTAGCAAAAACTCTATTAAGAGAAGACTTGGAAGGTGTTTTAGCAACGCTTAGTCCTAGAGAAAGAGATGTGCTTCGACTTCGTTATGGACTAGATGATGGTCGAATGAAAACTCTTGAAGAGATTGGGCAGATTTTTGACGTAACTCGCGAAAGAATTCGTCAGATAGAAGCAAAGGCTCTGAGGAAACTTCGCCACCCAAATCGTAATGGTGTACTGAAGGAATACATAAAATTCAATTAG